In Larimichthys crocea isolate SSNF chromosome VII, L_crocea_2.0, whole genome shotgun sequence, the genomic stretch ctcataaaaacacaaagtgtattTAAGTCAAGTgccttttaaatatttctctgtaGGACTTCTAAAACAAAGTGCATTCAGAACAAGTGCAACTGCTGAAAGATATAACATACacaatattttctctgcagGCCTACAACATAACAGTGTATCAAAACAAAAGATTGCCATAGCCTGTAGgcctttaacaacaacaaatgcacCAAGAATTGTGGATGTGCAAAgtggaaaacaaatattttaacacTAGACACACGCTCATTCTACTTCTTGAGGTAAAGTGGCAAGTTTTTCTTGATGAAGAGTAGCTTCTCTGCTTTATCACAGTGAAGTCTGTTCCTCTTCTCATCAAGAACATGAGCTGCAGCACTGAACAGTCTCTCGCTGTCAGTGCTTGTGCACGGAGCAGACAAGTACTTGTGTGCCATCTTTGCCAGGTCAGGAAAAGCGGCCATGGTTGTTTCTCCAGTAGGCAAGAGGGTTCTCACTTCTGGAGATGGGGACTTCAGACAGATAACCATGTAACTGGTGAGCGGTTGAGCTTGTTGTCTGCCTGTCATTTGAGAAAGATAAAATGGCCAGTGCATAAACATAAATGAAGGTGCATGCACCACATCTGGTGCAGAGAGACGTGTCCTTTTTTCTGCCCTCCACTCTCCTCCTGCACTGTGCGTCGGTCCGTCTCTGAGCGGGTTGTCTGCATCCATCGCAGCCTGGATCATTTCTCGTGCGCGCTGCTTTATTCCCACATCCGAGCACTGATCCTTATAACGTGGATCAAGTACAGTCGCGATAAAGTGCAGAGGATCCGAATAGATCACAGTGAAACGTGTGTTCACAGACTCCAAGAGTgtacttttcattgttttcactcCGTGGTCCGTCTCAACCTCTTTGCTTAGAAGACGCTTTAGTGCCGCAATTAACGGAATAACATCTGCTACAGATGCATCAGAGGAGCTGATCTCTTTAGTTAGCTGCTCAAAGGGggcaagaagagagagaatgtTCTCTATTAAGACCCACTGGTGTGAAGTGAATGTCGCGGGGAGCTCGTGATCTGCGCTGTATGCAGCCAAGACTCGCTTTTGCACAAAGAGGCTTTCCAGCATGTAAAAAGTACTGTTCCAGCGTGTACTCACATCTTGTTGGAACCGTTTTATTGGTGTTCCAAACTGATCTTGCATAGACTGTAAGCGGGAATAGGCCAGCTGAGAATGTTTAAAGTGGCCAACAATTCTTCTGCCTATAGCCAATACGTCTTTTACGCAGCGCTGAGACAACACTCCCTCGTTCACTGCCAGATGTAGTGCGTGGGCCATGCACTTTATTCCTTTCAGCTGGCTTTCTTCTATCGCTTTTGCCATATTTCTTGCATTGTCACTGACTATGGCATGCACTTTAGATCGGTCGATATGCCAGGTATAGAATATCTTGGCGAATGTCTTTCatcaacatttcagaaaatgttgTTCACACATAAGAAGTGTACCTGTATGAGAaaggtgtgtgttgttttatttcctgcagctAAAGTTACAGACAGCACACTGACTCATGTTTTTAACTGTTATCCCTACCAGTGACCCCGAGTTAAAGATCGACGTGTTTCAAATCCATCTGAAGTTTCTGCTTCAATTTATACGATTTTTATTCTGAGAATATTCAACAGAAACATATGAATATACAATCATATGCATGtttgaatatatacatataaatatatataaatatatataaatatacttcAAATGTTTGATCGTCATCAATGTTTGTCCTGAAAGTTAAATATTAACTTTGATTTCCTCTGTAATAATGACTGAGCTGAGTCgatcacagagagctgaagctGTCGGAGGACAGCAGATAtactgtgaataaaatctgtttgataaagttctaaagttctgtacagtgatcagtgaggcccggTCCAGAGATGACTCACTAACAGTCACTCATAcactggatcaaacaggaagcactccgcTCTACAGGTGTCACAACAAGCTGAGGTGTGTTCGATCTCACCTGGACAGCAGCAGAGCATCACAAAGATTTCATTCATTGAAACGTTCCGTTCTACAGATCTGTGACCAgccatagaagaagaagaaggtggcgaggaggaggaggatggcaCCGGTGTCAGACGTGGAAGTGTCAGACCGAGGAGCGGCAGGGAGGACAGGCGGAGTGCTGTCATTAGATGACTGCCGCTGTCCAGTGTGTCTGGAGATCTTCATGGAACCAGTGACCctgccctgcacacacaccttctgcaaggtaacacacaccCAAAGGAAGGGGGTGTCTTAGTTCTGGCTatggttctggtcctggttctaatccagtcctctttgtgtgttgtcAGGACTGCTTCCTGGAGTCAGTGGACAAAGCCACGCTTTGCTGTCCTCTGTGCAGGAAGCGGGTTTCTACCTGGGCCCGTCTGAACAACAGGAACAACACGATGGTCAACCAGCAGCTGTGGACCCGGATCCAGTCCACGTTCCCTCTGCAGTGTCAGCGCCGCCTCAGCGGGCAGGACCACGCCAATGATGACGACCTGGGAGCTACCGACACATCCCTGTGTTATCCCAGAGTCAGTCAGCCTGGAGAAGTGAGGCAAGAGTACGAGGACCAGGTCACCAAGGTCAGGTCACACTGCTTACATgtgagggtgaggtgagggctATTCAGTCACCTGGTAGATCACCTTTCTAACCCTTTCACAGACGCCCCCACACTTAGATGTTCACAGTTCAtagtgtttttactgtatataaaacatttaattaattaaacatacaGATTGGTTAATAATATCATTGTATTGTTTAATTAATGGGTGGAGTTGGTCTCCATCTTCAGTCCTTACTGGTTACTtactggtttgtttgttgtggtcAGCTGACAGAAGAGAAACGTGTTctggacgaggaggagaggagagccaGTGAGGAGTACATCCAGAGACTGCTGgctgaagaagaggagctgctgcaggaggacaggaggaggcgAGAAGAAGACGAGAGGCTGGCTCGACAGCTGAGTACCCAGCTGGTCAGTCTTCATGACGGTCTTCATGGCAGTCTTCATGATGTTCATGTTGGGTTGTAACCTCCTCGTCTTCATCACTCTCCCCTGCAGAACTCTGCCATTGTCTCTCAGGAAGTCGTCACTCCAGCCAAGAAGAAGGAGGTCAGCGGACAGATCGAGAAGTAAGTCTGGAGAGCTGGAGATGTGTAGcagtctgatgatgatgaaggtgatggtggtgatgatgatgaagatgatggtgatgatgaagatgatgtggTTAATGTGTTTCAGGTTCTTGTGTCCTCGTCCGTCTAAAAGCTCGTCAGACTGCAGCTTCACAGCCAACAAGGTCTGAACGATGTCAGCAAACACATCATGACACCTTTAACACTATAAACATTAATTATCATTAATCATCATTAATAAACTTGAATCATTAGTAAACATAATCATTAAACATGACTAATCATTAATATTAACTCTGAatatctgaataaatgaatggtGACTCTAAACATCTTCAATGTTTCAGGAGAACATCCTGGTCTCTCCAGTGAAGCTGCAGGCCGAGTGTTCGCCCCCTAAACTGGATTATTATGGAGACACATCAgatcctcctccaccctctggggaggaggaggaggaggaacgggATCTCCCTGAGAGTCACAGGAGTCACCTGACTGGAGACGGAGGGCCCTCATTGGCCAAGAGGAAAAGTTCAGAGCTGGAGacgacagaggaagagaaggtgACCAAACGTGCGTGTCGCTCCctgccttcctcctcttcctcctactCCTCTCTGGAGGGTGGAGGCTCCGTCCTGCAGGGGATTGTGGACTGGGAGTCGGAGCTGCAGAGCCGacggcagcaggaggaggaggaccgcAGGCTGGCTCTGCTCCTGCAAAAGGAGCTAGaccaggaggagaagcagagagcCACCGACAGACGCAAAGGATCCTCCGATGCCTATCTCCTCCGCCAGAACCGACGAGGGAAGGAGGACGCCAGCAGCTCCCAGACCCCCAGAAGATCCTCCACAAAGACTACAAAgacctcctccgcctcctcctccagaggcAGCAAACAGACCACTCTGACGGACATGTTCTCCTGCCTGAACAGCTGAACTCTGTCTGTACTATGACCGTCACTGAACTGCTCAGAGGTTACCTCCTCACTGCTCCGTCTCCTCCTCattgctcctcctcctcgtcctccttttcttcttttttgtcctcTCAGCAtgaacaaacagaataaaactgaaatgtgcCGATAAATCTGCTGCTTTTAGTTACCATGGAGACTTGTGGTCACATGACGGAGGGACACCGTGGTCACGTGACAGGGACACGGGTATATTGGGCAGGTAAACATGAGAcatgtttccatggtaacatgTTGCATCACACACATTACCATGGGAACTGGACATGCAGTCACTGGTGTGATGTGAGCGTAGCTTTAGCATGTTGATGTTTGAACATGTGATGATGAAAACTTCAGGACTCATCTTAACTaagtgtgacatcacttcctgtttatcattatcatcatctctGATGTCATCCAGACTAAACGTAAATCAGGATCAACGCTAGCAAACCTTCCTGTAGCTGTCGTCTGATTGGTTGACTAAATATTTGCTTTTCTGATGTGTGATGACTGTTTGAGCCTGATGGGGACGCTGCTGTTCAAACCTGCTGTGACTGTTTAAATGAGACTTAAACTTCAATGAAGCTGTTCATTTTTCAGCTAACTTCAAACactgcttcctgttttgttcCCAGGCGagctgaaaaaaagatttttgtattttgacaaATAAAGCCGTCGCTGAGTCGAACGTGTTTGATTATGTTCTGATAGATTAATGATGGATCCAtaagttttcaaaataaagttctttTCACTAACAAACTGTTTGTGAGGACAAAAACTGTTAAATGTTTGAAGTTCAAAGGTCATCTCCTGATTTCAAATAGCTTTTATTTACCTATTACCTAAAAAATTGAGTCCGATACAACGCTGGCATCACTGACACTGCACCGGCGCGTTAGTCCATCTCACGTTTAATTTTCTGATCGCTCGTGAATAAAACCCAGAgatgcctcctcctcctacacagGGGCATCACTCGTCCACCTAAACAGGTGAATTCAGTCATTTACTCgtgttttctttgtaacttCTGTAACGTAAAAACGCAATTATGAGATCTTTTTTATCCGTTAGGAACCTGAAAGTTTTGATCGGTCTTCATCGTTGAGGACTTTGAACCAGACGAGTTTTTGGATTCAGCTGCTGCCAGAGGAGATCAAACTCCGActctaaaataaatcattttagcTGCATCTGATTTGAGTCATTCAGATTTCATCATTGCTGCATCAGTTCTACTTTAAATTGTTACCTGGAAATACAAAtgtaatgtttcagtgtttggatGGTTTGTGCTGACCATTTACAGAGTTTGATATGTAGAAATCCAGCAGAGACTCATGACAAACTTCAGAACAGACTCTCAGGTTGACACTTTGAGGAAGTTTCATCACCACTCTGAGGTCATGTCGTCAAACCAAACCACCATCCTCGTGGATTTGGTCCTTCTAGTGACCCTGAACCagatttagtttagtatttagtatttagtatttgtAACACAAACTCTGAATTGAGAAGAGCAGCTTCATGAAGGAGATGAAAAGACCTTCAGTATCCTTTGGTCTAGATTTTATTCAAATAGAAATCCAAAGACGTGACAGAAAGAGTTCTCAGCTGAACATTTTCAGGTTTCTCTGTCAGAGGTTCTTCCACATATTTACTGCAGGCCACAAAGGATGTCATGAATTATGCTCTTAACCACAATGATACTATCTGATACACCAGGACCATTTCACTTACTTCATTCTAGATTTTTATAATGCTGACCCATTTAATAATATATCttataacatatttatatatccgTTTGTATGTACATTACTCTGCACTTCACTGCTTTTGCTTTGCTGTCTTTTGTTATCTTACTACTTTGTGCGATAATAATAAAcctgaatctaatctaatcttattTGCCTTGGTGTGTTCGGGCAACATCATATTAACCCTGAAACCTTAGTATACATGGGACAAAGTCCAGACCAGAGGTGTTATTTCACTCGTGTAGAACACAGCATGTtcatgtcagatgagttctcACATGTTAGAATAACAAAACgaccacaaaccacaaaactaaCCATGAAACAGAGGGATACCTAAGCAGCAGCATGTGTGGGAAACAATCGGCTTCAATAAGATAATATGATGAAGTACAAAACAAATTCATGACTACAAATGTCTTTAACACAAGCAGCAGTGACTTCTGCAGAACTTCAGGAGGAAAATCTGCAGACCAgcagacaataataataataataatgtaataataataacatgagGACTGACAGTACTACTGGAGTAGTTAAGGGTggtgtaaaaataacaataaagatttgaagaacaaTAGTGTGAAGACTGATAATTAGTGTGGACACTAATTAATCTTCGCTCTCTGAACACAGAGATCACCTGAGAAGATGGGTACTCAATCCTCCTCCAAACAAATTAATGTGGATCAAAAAGCCTGAAGAAAAGGAAGCTCGTACAAAGAAAACTGCAGACCAAGATCAcgtgtgaaacaatcagaaaactGAGAGGACACATCTTGTGGGCAAATGTTGATGGTGTCAGCGTTCCCATGAGTCTTTGCTGTCCCCTACCAACAAAGTGACTCACAGAGGAAACAGATGagctaaaataagaaaaataatctaaaatactTTTAGAAGAACTGAAAAAGATGAAGTGGACTTTGACATCTTGAGCCTGGTTTTATAGTTTATACAATCAATGCACTTTTTTCACACttactttaatatttacaattattgattatttattatctcTGTCCTCtaaattcatataaaacattgtgattgtttttattttgtcttccaACGTCAGCTTATGTCCGTTTCGTGTCAGCAGTGAagtgattttcattttcaggaatTATCCTGATGGACTGTTGaagtttgtgtttcattattttagaATTTAGATAACTTAATGAGCTGATGAGACATGATAAGACTCAGTTATggtttgctttattttgaatgtatCAATTAACTGATCAGCTCTAATGGTTCACTCAGACTTCCATCAGCTGTGAGGAGGAAGGTGTGAAGTCGTCTGTTTGTCTGACCAGAGCCAACAGCTCATGACCTCATGTTtagtttgaaaatgtgttttgttgtttgttttgtttttaattaatgataTGATTGataaaggaaaacagaaatgattcatttcTAACATGTGATGAGAGATCCCTGTAACCTGACACAGCATTTTTACtagaaaaaagacaagacaaagtcAAAGACTTCGGACCCGTTGGAAGAACTGGACAATCCATGCTCAGCTGAACTTTTTTGATTCGTATAGATGGAATGATGCACCGGATGGAGCACATTGCGCAATAATCAGCTGGTTCTCCAGTCTACTACTGGAGGCCAGTGaacaaagaaactaaatgaccatgtctgtttgttgtttccatATATGGTGGTATGGTTGCAGTTATAAAGGCTTGTTCCTCAGACTGACTCTTAACTGGATACTTCTGCTCTTCAGggtgagtttgttttattttcatcttcatgtGATACAGTGCATACTGTTAAAGAggaacaaacattaataaaacatgaacatgaatattttaaccTTAACTGAGacaatcattaaaaacactcGTTCCAATCTTTCCAATTGTCTTTTTATGAAGATGATCACTAgactaatcaatattttacatttaaaaaacatttccagtctGTGTTCAGTAAAAGCTGTTATAGActcagaaaacagcagagaaaatatagtttaaaaaatccataaatctgaaaaaaacCTGTCAAACCtcttaatctaaaaaaaacattttaaatactttatataaTAAAGTACTACACTAATGTAATACTGTAATACTacactttattttcatatttaattgtAATTAAAGAGTTAGGATGAAGAGCTTTTTGATGTATGTGAAGGTCTGAGACATTTTCATCTGCTAATTAACAACTAAATCTTATTGGAATTTATTCAATTGCATTCAGTCTTAATTTATACCTTAATTCACACAAAAGTGATGATTCAGAATTAATTCATGGATTGATAAATGCTGGGTAATGTTATCTGTACAGTCTCAGGgactttaaaagttctttaaatgtAGAATCAAAGGTTTTCCAAACTTCTACCTTTAAAAGTAGACTCAAGGCAGCTTTTTCTCATTGAGTTTCATTCAGTGTGTCTCCATCCTCGTAAAACATGTTCAGATTGTTTAATCCTTAATATGATTCAGGTTGTTGAATTAGATTTACTTCATCAGTTCAGTTTGATTTAAGCTCAGTGAAGGTCGTGTTTGTTAATAAGGACTTCGTTAGATTAATTAATGAATGGCTCATTACTGAACCATTCATTACTTAATCATTTACTAATCATTCATTAAACATCAATATCAAAGATTTTAGAATAATTTACAGAGAAGAGGACGATTAGCATTTAGGGATTAACATAGCCTGACGGTAACCCTCTGATGCCAGACAGATGTGTGTGGCGAGGTGTCTTCAATGTGTCGGCGTCTCTCTGGTTCCCATGGCGATCATCTGCCTGCTGTCTaacatcctgctgctgtttcctgaCCTGAAGACCGAGTTCCTGTTGAAGGGTCATGTGACCAGAGAGGCTACGTGGGCCACGGGTGTGTGGGGGCCCGGGAtactggtatgtgtgtgtgtgtgtgtgtgtgtgtgtgtgtgtgtgtctacatgtatgtagtgtgtgtcaTATGTTGTGTGACACATGCAATGATgagaaactgtttgtttgtgtgtgagtctgtgagtCATTTTCAGTTCTGTGTATTTTAGTATTTCTTCACGTGTTTTTGTATCATTTCTGACCAGATTATTATAAACACAACTACACACTGATTACATATAAAGAGACAAAACTACACACTGATTTTATATAAAGAGACAAACTACATAGTGATTCTATATAAAGGGACAAAACTACATACTGATTCTATATAAAGAGAAAAACTACATACTGATTCTATATAAAGAGACAAACTACACTGATTCTATATAAAGAGACAATCTACATACTGATTATATAATAAGAGACAAAACTACACACTGATTTTATCtgtagattttttaaaaatctattacTGCAGTAGATATTTGAAATAATCTCAATATTGTACTAAAGTACAGAATGTGAGTACTTGTCCTTAGTTTCTTTTAACCTAGTTACTTAAACATTGAATGATGTTATGGTAAATTTTACTTTACCATCATTCGAATGTGATCAATATCAAAACGTATATAATAACTtaaatatactatactataaataCTATCAAGAAACAGACACATTGTGTGGTTTTTCATTCAACACTGAAGTTTGTCCTCATGTCTGATTTCAGGGTTTGATCACAGCTCGAGCTTTTGTGCAAAGCAGTAAAACCAGAGGATGCTTTGCATTCAGGAGTCAGGTAATTTATCAGGGCTTAAC encodes the following:
- the rnf168 gene encoding E3 ubiquitin-protein ligase rnf168 encodes the protein MAPVSDVEVSDRGAAGRTGGVLSLDDCRCPVCLEIFMEPVTLPCTHTFCKDCFLESVDKATLCCPLCRKRVSTWARLNNRNNTMVNQQLWTRIQSTFPLQCQRRLSGQDHANDDDLGATDTSLCYPRVSQPGEVRQEYEDQVTKLTEEKRVLDEEERRASEEYIQRLLAEEEELLQEDRRRREEDERLARQLSTQLNSAIVSQEVVTPAKKKEVSGQIEKFLCPRPSKSSSDCSFTANKENILVSPVKLQAECSPPKLDYYGDTSDPPPPSGEEEEEERDLPESHRSHLTGDGGPSLAKRKSSELETTEEEKVTKRACRSLPSSSSSYSSLEGGGSVLQGIVDWESELQSRRQQEEEDRRLALLLQKELDQEEKQRATDRRKGSSDAYLLRQNRRGKEDASSSQTPRRSSTKTTKTSSASSSRGSKQTTLTDMFSCLNS